In Nitrospira sp., one DNA window encodes the following:
- a CDS encoding NAD-dependent epimerase/dehydratase family protein: MKILVTGGAGFIGSHLVDRLVQEGHETVVVDDLSSGSRRNLNRAATFYKRDVQGSWLEGVFRKERPVALIHLAAQMNVRRSVDDPLFDARVNILGTLSILQQAVRYGARKVIFASSGGAIYGEQEVCPAPESHPTRPLSPYGISKLAGEYYLQYYQRVSGIQHVSLRLSNVYGPRQDPHGEAGVVAIFSQQMLAGEQPIINGNGRQTRDFIYVDDVVEAYLAVLGKDVEGVYNVGTAHETSINDLFRKLVASTKSGCKQLYGPAKKGEQMRSVVDATRLRQELGWEPRVPLDEGLARTVDYFRGQAL; the protein is encoded by the coding sequence ATGAAAATTCTGGTGACGGGCGGCGCGGGATTCATCGGCTCGCACCTGGTCGATCGTCTCGTGCAAGAGGGGCACGAGACGGTGGTGGTGGACGATCTGTCCAGCGGTTCGCGGCGGAACCTGAACCGGGCGGCCACCTTCTACAAGCGGGATGTGCAGGGCTCGTGGCTCGAAGGCGTGTTCCGGAAGGAGCGTCCCGTTGCGCTGATCCATCTGGCGGCGCAGATGAACGTGCGCCGGTCCGTCGATGATCCGCTGTTCGATGCACGGGTCAACATTCTCGGCACGCTCAGCATATTGCAGCAGGCGGTTCGCTATGGCGCTCGCAAAGTCATCTTCGCCTCTTCGGGTGGGGCCATCTACGGCGAGCAGGAGGTCTGTCCGGCCCCGGAGTCGCATCCGACACGCCCGCTCTCGCCATACGGGATTAGCAAGCTGGCGGGAGAATATTATCTGCAGTATTACCAGCGCGTGAGCGGTATCCAGCACGTGAGTCTTCGGCTCAGCAACGTCTACGGGCCAAGGCAGGATCCTCATGGGGAGGCCGGCGTCGTGGCCATTTTCTCGCAGCAGATGCTGGCCGGTGAGCAGCCGATCATCAATGGCAACGGCCGGCAGACCCGGGATTTCATCTACGTCGACGACGTGGTGGAGGCGTACTTGGCGGTGCTGGGCAAAGACGTTGAGGGTGTCTACAACGTGGGGACGGCACACGAGACGTCCATCAACGATCTGTTCCGCAAGCTGGTGGCTTCGACGAAGTCCGGCTGCAAGCAGCTCTACGGCCCGGCCAAGAAAGGCGAGCAGATGCGCAGCGTAGTGGACGCGACCCGGCTGCGGCAGGAACTCGGATGGGAGCCGCGTGTGCCGTTGGATGAGGGGCTGGCGCGAAC
- a CDS encoding exodeoxyribonuclease VII small subunit, with protein MAPVKFEQAMARLETIVSELEKGELSLDESLKIFEEGIKLSKTCLKMLDDAERKVEILIQDKDGKKRLRAFNFDEDDSNGTSRST; from the coding sequence GTGGCGCCTGTCAAGTTTGAACAAGCGATGGCTCGGCTGGAAACAATCGTCTCCGAGCTGGAAAAGGGCGAGCTGTCGCTCGATGAATCGCTGAAAATCTTCGAGGAAGGCATCAAGCTCTCCAAGACCTGCTTGAAAATGCTGGATGACGCCGAACGGAAGGTCGAGATTCTGATTCAGGACAAGGACGGTAAGAAACGACTGCGGGCTTTCAATTTCGACGAGGATGACAGCAACGGGACGTCCCGGTCCACGTGA
- a CDS encoding TlyA family RNA methyltransferase: protein MAIKRIATRERLDHMLVSRGLVPSREQAIRLILAGAVRVDGVRVDKQAARVTPNAVIDVMEALPYVSRGGGKLAAGLDAFGIDPAGLVAMDVGASTGGFTDCLLQRGARLVYAVDVGYGQLDWKLRQDARVVVLDRQNIRYLEKSAVPDLIDLAVIDVSFISLTLVLSAVVPFLTPAAVVVALVKPQFEVGKGEVGTGGIVRDDAQRKAVTDKVVACAEALGLRTIGTIDSPVHGQKGNREILAGFRRELA, encoded by the coding sequence ATGGCTATCAAGCGTATCGCGACCCGGGAGCGTCTGGATCACATGCTGGTATCACGAGGCCTGGTTCCTAGCCGCGAGCAGGCCATCCGGCTGATTCTGGCCGGCGCGGTACGGGTGGACGGTGTGCGGGTGGATAAGCAGGCGGCGCGGGTGACGCCAAATGCCGTGATCGATGTGATGGAAGCGTTGCCCTATGTCAGCCGGGGCGGCGGCAAGCTGGCAGCGGGACTCGACGCGTTTGGGATCGATCCTGCCGGGCTCGTTGCCATGGACGTGGGGGCGTCGACTGGTGGGTTCACGGATTGCCTGCTCCAGCGCGGAGCGCGCCTTGTCTATGCGGTGGATGTGGGCTATGGACAGTTGGACTGGAAGCTACGGCAGGATGCCCGTGTTGTCGTGCTGGACCGGCAGAACATCCGATATCTGGAGAAATCAGCAGTGCCCGATCTGATCGACCTGGCGGTCATTGACGTGTCGTTCATCTCTCTGACGCTGGTGCTGTCCGCCGTGGTGCCGTTTCTGACCCCTGCGGCTGTTGTCGTGGCGCTAGTGAAGCCGCAGTTCGAGGTCGGCAAAGGCGAGGTCGGCACAGGCGGCATTGTGCGCGATGACGCACAGCGAAAAGCCGTGACGGACAAGGTTGTGGCGTGCGCGGAGGCGCTGGGCCTGCGCACGATTGGGACGATCGATTCACCAGTGCATGGACAGAAGGGCAATCGGGAAATTCTCGCCGGATTTCGACGGGAGTTGGCATGA